In Chitinophaga nivalis, a single genomic region encodes these proteins:
- the dnaK gene encoding molecular chaperone DnaK codes for MGKIIGIDLGTTNSCVAVMEGNEPVVIANDEGRRTTPSVVAFLKNGERKVGDPAKRQAITNPVNTIMSVKRFMGRHFDEVSNELTHVTYKVVKGDNNTTRIDIDGRLYTPQEISAMTLQKMKKTAEDYLGQEVTEAVITVPAYFNDAQRQATKEAGEIAGLTVRRIINEPTAAALAYGMDKKHQDSKIAVFDLGGGTFDISILELGDGVFEVKSTNGDTHLGGDDFDKVIMDWLADEFKKDEAVDLHKDPMSWQRLKEAAEKAKIELSSSQETEINLPYITAVDGVPKHLVKKLTRAKFEQLSDSLVERTLEPCRKALKDAGMNTSEIDEVILVGGSTRIPKIQEVVEKFFGKKPNRGVNPDEVVAVGAAIQGGVLTGEVKDVLLLDVTPLSLGIETMGGVMTKLIEANTTIPTKKSEVFSTAADSQPSVEINVLQGERPMANQNRTLGRFILGDIPPAPRGVPQIEVIFDIDANGILHVTAKDKGTGKTQNIKIEAGSGLSKEEIEKMKAEAKANESSDKEQREKIEKLNKADSLIFQTEKQLKEYGDKIPADKKATIEAALENVRTAHKSQDGAQLDAATTELEAAWTAASEELYKASQGQPEGAANGGQQQGQPNAGSEGVTDAEFEEVK; via the coding sequence ATGGGAAAAATAATAGGCATTGACTTAGGAACTACCAATTCATGCGTTGCCGTAATGGAAGGTAACGAACCGGTAGTGATTGCCAATGATGAGGGAAGGAGAACAACCCCATCTGTAGTGGCATTTTTGAAAAACGGAGAAAGGAAAGTAGGCGACCCCGCCAAGCGTCAGGCTATTACCAATCCTGTTAATACGATCATGTCAGTAAAACGTTTCATGGGTCGTCATTTTGACGAAGTGTCCAATGAACTGACACACGTAACCTACAAGGTGGTAAAAGGTGACAACAACACTACAAGAATAGATATCGACGGCAGATTATATACACCGCAGGAGATTTCAGCAATGACCCTGCAGAAAATGAAAAAAACCGCTGAAGATTATTTAGGACAGGAAGTGACAGAAGCGGTGATCACCGTACCTGCTTACTTTAACGACGCTCAGCGTCAGGCGACCAAAGAAGCCGGTGAAATTGCCGGTCTGACAGTACGCCGTATTATCAACGAGCCTACTGCTGCGGCACTGGCTTATGGTATGGATAAAAAACACCAGGACAGCAAAATCGCGGTATTTGACCTCGGTGGTGGTACCTTCGATATCTCTATCCTCGAACTGGGTGATGGCGTATTTGAAGTAAAATCTACCAACGGTGATACCCACCTCGGTGGTGATGACTTTGATAAAGTGATCATGGACTGGCTGGCAGATGAATTCAAAAAAGACGAAGCGGTTGACCTGCACAAAGACCCAATGTCCTGGCAGCGTCTGAAAGAAGCAGCAGAGAAAGCTAAAATTGAACTGTCTTCTTCTCAGGAAACTGAAATCAACCTCCCTTATATCACTGCAGTGGATGGCGTTCCTAAACACTTAGTGAAAAAATTAACCCGCGCTAAATTTGAGCAGCTGAGCGACTCTCTGGTGGAAAGAACACTGGAGCCTTGCCGTAAAGCACTGAAAGATGCCGGTATGAACACTTCTGAGATTGATGAAGTAATTCTGGTAGGTGGTTCTACCCGTATTCCTAAAATCCAGGAAGTAGTAGAAAAATTCTTCGGTAAAAAACCAAACAGAGGTGTAAATCCGGATGAAGTAGTGGCCGTAGGTGCTGCTATCCAGGGTGGTGTATTAACCGGTGAAGTGAAAGACGTACTGTTACTGGACGTTACTCCACTGTCTCTCGGTATCGAAACCATGGGCGGTGTAATGACCAAACTGATCGAAGCTAACACCACGATCCCTACTAAAAAATCCGAAGTATTCTCTACTGCTGCTGATAGCCAGCCTAGCGTGGAAATCAATGTACTGCAGGGTGAAAGACCAATGGCTAACCAGAACAGAACACTGGGCCGCTTTATCCTCGGTGATATTCCTCCGGCTCCACGTGGCGTTCCGCAGATCGAAGTAATTTTCGATATCGATGCCAACGGTATCCTGCACGTAACTGCAAAAGATAAAGGCACAGGCAAAACCCAGAACATCAAAATTGAAGCGGGTAGTGGTCTGAGCAAGGAAGAAATCGAAAAGATGAAAGCAGAGGCAAAAGCCAATGAATCTTCCGATAAAGAACAACGCGAAAAAATCGAAAAGCTGAATAAAGCAGATAGCCTGATTTTCCAGACTGAAAAACAGCTGAAAGAATACGGTGACAAAATACCTGCTGACAAAAAAGCAACGATTGAAGCTGCACTGGAAAACGTAAGAACAGCTCACAAATCTCAGGATGGCGCACAACTGGATGCTGCTACTACTGAACTGGAAGCTGCCTGGACTGCTGCTTCTGAAGAGCTGTACAAAGCTTCTCAGGGTCAACCGGAAGGTGCTGCCAACGGCGGTCAGCAACAAGGCCAGCCTAACGCAGGCAGCGAAGGTGTAACCGACGCTGAGTTTGAAGAAGTAAAATAA
- a CDS encoding 4-alpha-glucanotransferase has translation MYHRLRFYLRYHTYYGQDLFLLGNIPALGNEVPQQARAMQWLDDTWWYTEILIAPDETLTLQYQYLLQEPGNVVYEGAYRTVVLSPTQHRETIFTDAWHVAAQPENAWQTTPFTRIFFQRPVATIAGILTATHIFRVQAPLLPRHQTICLLGNTPQTGNWNIQHPLLLQYDAQGWFCIALRLEGMRIPLQYKYGVYDLDTQQFTTYEAGENREVQTMAVPGRQVILHDGMVRLAPPRWQGAGVAVPVFSLRSSEGFGTGEFSDLPELAAWAQQSGLQLIQLLPVNDTTQTLTWKDSYPYSAISSFALHPLYIRLQEVGVLPEQHPLQKQFYRLRQWLNEKDTVDYESVMAYKTAYLQALYDEKGEQLQTRDFWHWFAANEHWLLPYAIFCYLRETCQTADFTQWPVYNVYDYTAINRLVMTDEKAAGAAHYHFFVQYHLHRQLAAAVAAVHRQGVALKGDIPIGISRNSVDVWMNPELYHLDMQAGAPPDDFTTLGQNWGFPTYNWSQMAVDGYSWWVQRLRHLSAYFDAFRIDHILGFFRIWQIPASAVQGILGYFHPAIPVTPEELTASGIPFEEDRYCAPYITDEMLDTAFGHYAGMMKDTFLETLPSGRYRLLPGFDTQQQVKAQQLPEAIASVLYDWLAEVLFLKATVDGKTGYHPRYNLMATASFAALDPLVQDRLRALYHDYFYVRQEDYWRREAMHKLPLIKSATDMLICGEDLGMVPACVPGIMQEQGMLSLEVQRMPKCPDALFTELSQIPYLSVLTPDTHDMSTLRGWWQEDAAITQQYYTRVLQHTGTAPAMADASLIKEILTRHLQAPAMWCIFQIQDLLAATGVVTHLSPEEERINIPAVAAHYWRYRIPAPLTTYGLQVVRGEQAGIQEQPAAAE, from the coding sequence ATGTATCATAGACTGCGGTTTTATCTTCGTTATCATACTTATTACGGGCAGGATCTTTTCCTGCTGGGAAATATACCTGCATTGGGCAATGAAGTGCCACAACAGGCCCGCGCTATGCAGTGGCTGGATGATACCTGGTGGTATACGGAGATACTGATCGCTCCCGATGAAACCCTCACCCTGCAATACCAGTACCTGTTGCAGGAACCTGGTAACGTAGTCTATGAAGGCGCCTACCGGACAGTGGTGCTCTCTCCAACCCAACACCGGGAAACCATTTTTACAGATGCCTGGCACGTCGCGGCACAACCGGAAAATGCCTGGCAGACCACTCCCTTTACCCGTATCTTTTTCCAACGTCCTGTGGCAACGATTGCCGGCATACTAACGGCCACGCATATATTCCGCGTACAGGCGCCCCTGTTACCCCGGCATCAGACCATCTGTTTGCTGGGCAATACACCACAAACCGGCAACTGGAATATACAGCATCCCCTGTTGCTGCAATACGATGCGCAGGGATGGTTCTGTATCGCCCTCCGCCTGGAAGGCATGCGGATACCACTGCAATACAAATACGGGGTGTATGACCTGGATACCCAGCAGTTCACCACCTATGAAGCAGGAGAAAACAGGGAGGTACAAACAATGGCAGTGCCAGGCCGGCAGGTGATCCTGCACGATGGCATGGTGCGGCTAGCGCCGCCCCGCTGGCAGGGTGCCGGTGTAGCCGTGCCGGTATTCAGCCTGCGCAGCAGCGAAGGATTTGGCACCGGAGAATTTTCCGATCTGCCGGAACTGGCTGCCTGGGCGCAACAAAGCGGGCTACAGCTGATACAGCTGCTACCCGTGAATGATACCACGCAAACCCTTACCTGGAAAGATTCCTATCCCTACTCGGCGATCTCCTCCTTTGCCCTGCACCCGCTTTATATCCGGCTGCAGGAAGTAGGCGTTTTGCCGGAACAACATCCGCTGCAAAAACAGTTCTACCGGTTACGGCAATGGCTCAACGAAAAAGATACCGTTGACTACGAATCCGTCATGGCCTATAAAACAGCCTACCTGCAGGCTTTGTATGACGAGAAGGGCGAACAGCTCCAGACACGTGACTTCTGGCATTGGTTTGCTGCCAATGAACACTGGCTGCTGCCCTACGCCATTTTTTGCTACCTGCGGGAAACCTGTCAGACCGCTGATTTCACACAATGGCCGGTATATAACGTATACGACTATACTGCCATTAACCGGCTGGTCATGACAGATGAAAAAGCGGCAGGCGCGGCACACTACCATTTTTTTGTACAATACCACCTGCACCGGCAGCTGGCTGCCGCCGTGGCAGCGGTACACCGGCAGGGGGTAGCCCTCAAAGGCGATATTCCGATCGGTATTTCCCGCAACAGTGTGGATGTGTGGATGAACCCTGAACTGTATCACCTCGACATGCAGGCAGGCGCCCCGCCGGATGATTTCACTACGCTGGGGCAGAACTGGGGCTTCCCTACCTATAACTGGTCGCAGATGGCGGTAGATGGCTACAGCTGGTGGGTACAACGACTCCGCCACCTGTCTGCCTACTTCGATGCTTTCCGTATAGACCATATTCTGGGATTCTTTCGTATCTGGCAGATACCTGCCAGCGCAGTACAGGGCATACTGGGTTATTTTCATCCAGCCATTCCCGTTACGCCGGAAGAACTGACTGCCAGCGGTATTCCTTTTGAAGAAGACCGTTACTGTGCGCCTTATATTACCGATGAGATGCTGGATACGGCGTTTGGCCATTATGCCGGTATGATGAAGGATACCTTCCTCGAAACCCTGCCATCCGGCCGGTATCGCCTGTTACCCGGCTTCGACACCCAACAGCAGGTGAAGGCGCAACAACTGCCGGAAGCCATTGCATCGGTACTATATGACTGGCTGGCAGAAGTACTGTTCCTCAAAGCTACGGTTGACGGAAAAACAGGTTATCATCCCCGGTACAATCTCATGGCCACTGCCTCTTTTGCAGCGCTGGACCCGCTTGTACAGGATCGCCTGCGGGCATTGTATCACGACTACTTTTATGTGCGACAGGAAGACTATTGGCGCAGAGAAGCGATGCATAAACTCCCGCTGATCAAGAGTGCAACGGATATGCTGATATGTGGCGAAGACCTGGGCATGGTGCCCGCCTGCGTGCCTGGCATCATGCAGGAACAGGGGATGTTGAGCCTGGAAGTACAGCGGATGCCCAAATGTCCTGACGCATTGTTCACGGAATTGTCGCAGATACCGTATCTGTCGGTGCTTACACCAGATACACATGATATGAGCACCCTGCGGGGCTGGTGGCAGGAAGATGCGGCTATTACACAACAATACTACACCCGCGTGCTGCAACATACCGGCACCGCACCCGCCATGGCAGATGCGTCGTTGATCAAAGAAATCTTAACCCGGCACTTGCAGGCGCCCGCGATGTGGTGTATCTTTCA